The genomic region CGCGTTTCTTGTCGATGAGAATGCCGTCCATGATGACGATGGCGTTGTCGACGAGCATACCCATGGCTACGATGAAGGCTCCCAGCGAAATGCGTTGCAGCGTGGTGCCGCATGCCAGTAGTATGGGGAAGGAGACGGCGATGGTGAGGACGAGCCCCACGCCGATGATGAGGCCGCTGCGGAATCCCATGGTGAAGACAAGTACCAAGATGACAATGAGCACCGACTCCAACAGATTGAGCATGAATGAGCCGATGGCGGCATCTACCAGGTCGGGCTGGAAAAATATCTTTTCGGTCTCCATGCCCACAGGTACCTGTTGCATCACTTCGGCCAGTCGGGCATCGACGGCTTTGCCTACATCGGGGACGATGGCATCGTTTTCGAGGGCGATGCAGATGGCGATGGCCGGTCTCCCGTCGACAAAGAATCCGTTGCGTTGGGGCTCGGCATAGGTGCGTTCGACCGTTGCCAGGTCGCCCAGACGCAACTGTTTCCCATCGGCCGTCGTGATGAGGAGGTCGCGTATGTCGTCTTCGTTCGAGATGGCACCGTCGATGCGTAGCGGAATGCGGTCGCCTTCCTGTTGATAGCTGCCGGCATCGATGGGTTTGCCGGCATTTTGCAAGGCCATCATGACTTGTGTGGGGATAAGACCGTTGCGGGCGAGGGTCTCTTTGGAAAAAGTCAAGTTGATGGTTTCTTCGCGGTTCCCGGCGATGATGACCCGTTTTACCCCGTTTACACCCAGGAGTTCTCGTCTGATGAATTTGGCGTATTTGTACATCTCGGGATATTCATATCCGTCGGCAGTCAGGGCGTAGAAGATGCCATACACGTCCATCATGTCGTCGATGACGACCGGGTCGTAGCAACCGGCCGGGAGCATTGCCTTGGCATCGTTCACCTTGCGTCGCAGCAGGTCGAAGTGTTGTTCGAGTTCATCGAGCAGTACGGTCATCTTGAATTCGACGGTAATTATGGCTGCGCCGTTTTGGCATTCGCTCTTTATCTTATGCACATTGGGCAGGGCGCGCAATTCGTCTTCCATGACCTGGGCCGCGTTCAACTCTACCTCATGCGCATTTGCTCCGGGCCAAGGTATCACGACCATGGCCTGTTTGGTGGCAACGGCAGGGTCTTCGAGTTTGGGCATTGCCATGAATGCCAAAACACCCGCCAACAAAATACCCGCCATGAGCGACCAGAAGAGGGTGGGCCGTTTGATAAAAAATTCGGTTATTTTCATTACAGTACCCCTCCTACGTTGGTTTGAGAATTGTGTTCGAGAATACGCACTTTGTCGTGTTCTTGCAACGTATTGACGCCGGCATTCACGATGCGTTCGTCCCCGTCGAGACCTTTGACGACGATAGCCCTGCCTGTCTCATCGGTGCCGTCGACGACAAGGCTGCGGCGCGACACGGTAGAGTCGTCATTGATGACCCACACGCAGGTTTCGCCGTTGTTGTAAAACAAGGCGTGCAGAGGCAATGTATGGGTCCCTGCTGCGTCGGGATTACTGAGCCGGATAATGACCTCGACGTTCAATCCCGGTGTTATTTCTTCGGCGGGAAGGGTTTCGAAGGTCAGTCTCATTTTATAGAGTTGGTTGCCGTCGGCTTTGGGCGTGATGCCGACCAATTTCAAGGGCAACTCTTCTCCCGAGGCATGGAGTTGCCGGCATGAAATGCGCTCGATGAGTTTGCGTTGTGCATAGAGCGATGCCGGAATGTCCAATGTCACATCGAGCCGGTGGGTGTCGAGCAGCGTGATGAAAGGGGTTCCGGCATCGACCATTTCGGCCTCTTCAAAGTTGATGCTCTGCACATATCCGCCGACCGGGGCATGGAGTCGGGTGTAATTGCATTTGTTGCGGTTGATTTGTAATTGCACGCCGACTTGTTCGAGACCGGCTTTGGCTTTCTCGTAATCGTTCCCGGCCAAGCTGTTGTTTTCATAAAGTTGTTCGAGCCGGGCCACTTCATGGCTTAATTGTTCGTGCTGTATCTCCAAGGCTTTGATGCCCAGGGTGTAGTCGGAGTCGTCGAGACAGGCCAACAGTTGGCCTTTTTCCACGCGGTCACCTTCTTTGACAACGATACGTTCGATTTGTCCTGCCGTTTTGAACCCCAGGTTTATCTCCTGGGCTTCTTCTACGATGCCTGTGAAGGATTTGAGCGAGTAGGGCAGAAGCGGAGTTGGCGTGGTCAATTCTACGCTTCTTTTCAGTTGTGTGTCCTGTTGGGGAGCTT from Candidatus Caccoplasma merdavium harbors:
- a CDS encoding efflux RND transporter periplasmic adaptor subunit; this encodes MKASPTLLLLIGLLPFTGCQAPQQDTQLKRSVELTTPTPLLPYSLKSFTGIVEEAQEINLGFKTAGQIERIVVKEGDRVEKGQLLACLDDSDYTLGIKALEIQHEQLSHEVARLEQLYENNSLAGNDYEKAKAGLEQVGVQLQINRNKCNYTRLHAPVGGYVQSINFEEAEMVDAGTPFITLLDTHRLDVTLDIPASLYAQRKLIERISCRQLHASGEELPLKLVGITPKADGNQLYKMRLTFETLPAEEITPGLNVEVIIRLSNPDAAGTHTLPLHALFYNNGETCVWVINDDSTVSRRSLVVDGTDETGRAIVVKGLDGDERIVNAGVNTLQEHDKVRILEHNSQTNVGGVL